Part of the Carnobacterium pleistocenium FTR1 genome is shown below.
AATTTATCAATCGGATATGGAAAGATCCATACAACTCATGAATACTTGCCAATCAACGAATTAAGGAAAGCAGTTGAATTATCATGTGAATTAGTAAAACAAGCTTATAAGCCTACTCTTTAAAGAAAAGAGGCTAAAATAGTGAATAAGTTGATAAAACAGACACCTGTTGTTGCAGTGGCTATTGCCTTAATCGGGATCAGTATTAATATGTTTTTAGCACCTCATCATATTGCAGCAGGAGGGGTAAGTGGGCTTGGAATTTTAGCTGAACAAGTTTTTGGAATCGATCGAGCGATCATTGTATCAGTTCTAAATGGTTTTATGTTGATTATTACTTTTTTCTTTTTAGGGAATCCCTACTTTATCCGGACGATAATTGGCAGCATCTTTTTACCAATCTCTCTGGCGGTAGTACCTGAGATAATGGTCACTTCTGATCGATTGTTATCAGTGATTTTCGGAAGTGCAATTTTTGCTATAGGTGTAGCTATATTATATGGAATTGGAGCCTCGAGTGGTGGCACGACAATTCCGCCGTTGATTTTTCAAAAGTATTTTGGCTTAAATACCTCAATTGGATTGTTAGCAACTGATGCAGTTATTGTTATTCTCAATTTATTTGTTTTTGGTGTCGAAGAGTTTTTATTAGCGATTTTTTCTTTAGTTATCACTTCAATCGTGATGACGTATATCGAAACCGGTCTTAAACGAAAAACAGCCGTTTTGATTATGAGCGAACAGTCTATCGATGTCGTTAAAGAAAAATTACTAAAAGATATTAGTCGTGGGATTACAGTGTTTTCTGTTTCAGGTGGGT
Proteins encoded:
- a CDS encoding YitT family protein produces the protein MNKLIKQTPVVAVAIALIGISINMFLAPHHIAAGGVSGLGILAEQVFGIDRAIIVSVLNGFMLIITFFFLGNPYFIRTIIGSIFLPISLAVVPEIMVTSDRLLSVIFGSAIFAIGVAILYGIGASSGGTTIPPLIFQKYFGLNTSIGLLATDAVIVILNLFVFGVEEFLLAIFSLVITSIVMTYIETGLKRKTAVLIMSEQSIDVVKEKLLKDISRGITVFSVSGGYTGRKKDMLMIILSNQEYSTVKKLINEIDKNAFVIAYNVSEVHGLGFTYLPMG